One Glycine max cultivar Williams 82 chromosome 4, Glycine_max_v4.0, whole genome shotgun sequence DNA segment encodes these proteins:
- the LOC100810904 gene encoding mRNA cap guanine-N7 methyltransferase 2 isoform X1 — protein sequence MSQSTQQRLYDFAKMALINIFAHPYATVCDLYCGDADADKWVDAQIGHYIGIDAPSSGIEQMREAWEIHRKSYTAEFFELDPCTKNTETHLEEKTNVADVVCCLQHLQLCFETEEKARKLLHNVSSLLKPGGYFLGITPDSSTIWAKYQRNVEAYHNKSSSMKPNIVPNCIRTENYMITFEVEEEKFPLFGKKYQLKFANDVSAETHCLVHFPSFIRLAREAGLEYVEIQNLTEFYDDNRAQLAGLLTHYVPNLLDPRGRLLPRSYDALGLYTTFIFQKPDPEIAPPIATPLLPDVSYNLDEVTIRPDDEIINGHAVEPAIGLGKISEQKGILGPGPADLRFPEAL from the exons ATGAGTCAGTCTACACAGCAGCGCCTCTATGATTTCGCCAAAATGGCTCTCATCAACATCTTCGCTCACCCCTACGCCACG GTGTGCGACTTGTACTGTGGGGATGCCGACGCTGATAAATGGGTCGACGCTCAAATTGGCCACTACATTGGAATTG ATGCGCCTTCGTCTGGCATAGAGCAAATGCGAGAAGCTTGGGAGATTCACAGGAAATCCTACACTGCCGAGTTCTTTGAGCTTGATCCTTGCACG AAGAATACAGAAACGCATTTGGAGGAGAAGACTAACGTGGCTGATGTTGTCTGCTGTTTGCAGCATTTGCAG CTGTGTTTTGAGACTGAAGAGAAAGCACGGAAACTGCTGCATAATGTGTCATCTCTGCTGAAACCTGGGGGTTATTTTCTTGGTATTACTCCTGACTCATCTACCATATG GGCCAAGTACCAGAGGAATGTTGAAGCCTATCACAACAAAAGCAGCAGCATGAAGCCAAACATTGTTCCCAACTGCATCCGGACAGAGAATTACATGATTACTTTTGAAGTTGAAGAAGAAAA GTTTCCGTTATTTGGAAAGAAATACCAGCTAAAATTTGCTAATGATGTCTCTGCTGAAACCCATTGCTTGGTTCATTTTCCAAGTTTCATCAG GTTGGCCAGGGAAGCTGGTCTTGAGTACGTGgagattcaaaatttgaccgAGTTTTATGATGACAACAG AGCACAATTAGCAGGCCTGCTAACGCACTATGTTCCAAACCTCTTGGATCCTAGGGGGAGACTTCTTCCTCGTTCATATGATGCACTAG GTCTCTACACcacatttatatttcaaaagcCTGACCCGGAAATTGCACCCCCAATTGCGACTCCATTATTGCCAGATGTTAGTTATAATCTCGACGag GTAACCATTCGGCCAGATGATGAAATAATAAATGGGCATGCAGTAGAACCTGCTATTGGGCTGGGCAAGATAAGCGAACAAAAAGGGATATTGGGCCCAGGCCCTGCAGATTTACGTTTTCCAGAAGCACTTTGA
- the LOC100810904 gene encoding mRNA cap guanine-N7 methyltransferase 2 isoform X2: MSQSTQQRLYDFAKMALINIFAHPYATVCDLYCGDADADKWVDAQIGHYIGIDAPSSGIEQMREAWEIHRKSYTAEFFELDPCTKNTETHLEEKTNVADVVCCLQHLQLCFETEEKARKLLHNVSSLLKPGGYFLGITPDSSTIWAKYQRNVEAYHNKSSSMKPNIVPNCIRTENYMITFEVEEEKFPLFGKKYQLKFANDVSAETHCLVHFPSFIRLAREAGLEYVEIQNLTEFYDDNRAQLAGLLTHYVPNLLDPRGRLLPRSYDALGLYTTFIFQKPDPEIAPPIATPLLPDVSYNLDEVLLFLFNSITTIPLTCWVNILLKDSVVHHADRRKVLFIKF; encoded by the exons ATGAGTCAGTCTACACAGCAGCGCCTCTATGATTTCGCCAAAATGGCTCTCATCAACATCTTCGCTCACCCCTACGCCACG GTGTGCGACTTGTACTGTGGGGATGCCGACGCTGATAAATGGGTCGACGCTCAAATTGGCCACTACATTGGAATTG ATGCGCCTTCGTCTGGCATAGAGCAAATGCGAGAAGCTTGGGAGATTCACAGGAAATCCTACACTGCCGAGTTCTTTGAGCTTGATCCTTGCACG AAGAATACAGAAACGCATTTGGAGGAGAAGACTAACGTGGCTGATGTTGTCTGCTGTTTGCAGCATTTGCAG CTGTGTTTTGAGACTGAAGAGAAAGCACGGAAACTGCTGCATAATGTGTCATCTCTGCTGAAACCTGGGGGTTATTTTCTTGGTATTACTCCTGACTCATCTACCATATG GGCCAAGTACCAGAGGAATGTTGAAGCCTATCACAACAAAAGCAGCAGCATGAAGCCAAACATTGTTCCCAACTGCATCCGGACAGAGAATTACATGATTACTTTTGAAGTTGAAGAAGAAAA GTTTCCGTTATTTGGAAAGAAATACCAGCTAAAATTTGCTAATGATGTCTCTGCTGAAACCCATTGCTTGGTTCATTTTCCAAGTTTCATCAG GTTGGCCAGGGAAGCTGGTCTTGAGTACGTGgagattcaaaatttgaccgAGTTTTATGATGACAACAG AGCACAATTAGCAGGCCTGCTAACGCACTATGTTCCAAACCTCTTGGATCCTAGGGGGAGACTTCTTCCTCGTTCATATGATGCACTAG GTCTCTACACcacatttatatttcaaaagcCTGACCCGGAAATTGCACCCCCAATTGCGACTCCATTATTGCCAGATGTTAGTTATAATCTCGACGag gtgcttttgtttctttttaattctaTCACCACGATTCCTCTAACTTGCTGGGTTAACATTCTCTTAAAAGATAGTGTCGTCCACCATGCAGACCGCAGAAaggttttgtttataaaattttaa
- the LOC100810904 gene encoding mRNA cap guanine-N7 methyltransferase 2 isoform X3 yields the protein MSQSTQQRLYDFAKMALINIFAHPYATVCDLYCGDADADKWVDAQIGHYIGIDAPSSGIEQMREAWEIHRKSYTAEFFELDPCTKNTETHLEEKTNVADVVCCLQHLQLCFETEEKARKLLHNVSSLLKPGGYFLGITPDSSTIWAKYQRNVEAYHNKSSSMKPNIVPNCIRTENYMITFEVEEEKFPLFGKKYQLKFANDVSAETHCLVHFPSFIRLAREAGLEYVEIQNLTEFYDDNSRPANALCSKPLGS from the exons ATGAGTCAGTCTACACAGCAGCGCCTCTATGATTTCGCCAAAATGGCTCTCATCAACATCTTCGCTCACCCCTACGCCACG GTGTGCGACTTGTACTGTGGGGATGCCGACGCTGATAAATGGGTCGACGCTCAAATTGGCCACTACATTGGAATTG ATGCGCCTTCGTCTGGCATAGAGCAAATGCGAGAAGCTTGGGAGATTCACAGGAAATCCTACACTGCCGAGTTCTTTGAGCTTGATCCTTGCACG AAGAATACAGAAACGCATTTGGAGGAGAAGACTAACGTGGCTGATGTTGTCTGCTGTTTGCAGCATTTGCAG CTGTGTTTTGAGACTGAAGAGAAAGCACGGAAACTGCTGCATAATGTGTCATCTCTGCTGAAACCTGGGGGTTATTTTCTTGGTATTACTCCTGACTCATCTACCATATG GGCCAAGTACCAGAGGAATGTTGAAGCCTATCACAACAAAAGCAGCAGCATGAAGCCAAACATTGTTCCCAACTGCATCCGGACAGAGAATTACATGATTACTTTTGAAGTTGAAGAAGAAAA GTTTCCGTTATTTGGAAAGAAATACCAGCTAAAATTTGCTAATGATGTCTCTGCTGAAACCCATTGCTTGGTTCATTTTCCAAGTTTCATCAG GTTGGCCAGGGAAGCTGGTCTTGAGTACGTGgagattcaaaatttgaccgAGTTTTATGATGACAACAG CAGGCCTGCTAACGCACTATGTTCCAAACCTCTTGGATCCTAG
- the LOC100816988 gene encoding spermine synthase, protein MEDGAGRGLECQKTMDGKVSNSNGPEKEIPSCCLKAKASIPESEAKFHSTVVSGWFSASQTCSGKSGKAVYFNNPMWPGEAHSIKVEKILYKEKSEYQEVLVFESSTYGKVLVLDGIVQLTEKDECAYQEMIAHLPLCSIQSPKTVLVVGGGDGGVLREVARHSSVEHIDICEIDKMVIDVSRKFFPQLAIGFEDSRVHLHVGDAVEFLKSACEGKYDAIIVDSSDPVGPAQELVEKPFFDTIARALRPGGVLCNMAESMWLHTHLIQDMISICRETFKGSVCYAWASVPTYPSGVIGFLLCATEGPPVDFVNPINPIEKLEGANEHKRELRFYNSEMHSAAFALPAFLKREVSVLRDLSLQ, encoded by the exons atgGAGGACGGCGCAGGAAGAGGTTTGGAATGCCAGAAGACTATGGATGGGAAGGTGAGTAACAGTAATGGGCCAGAGAAGGAAATTCCTTCTTGTTGTCTGAAGGCCAAGGCTTCAATCCCCGAGTCAGAGGCAAAATTCCATTCCACTGTTGTTTCTGGGTGGTTCTCAGCTTCTCAAACTTGCTCTG GGAAATCTGGGAAAGCTGTTTATTTCAACAACCCAATGTGGCCAG GAGAAGCCCATTCAATCAAAGTAGAAAAGATCTTATACAAGGAAAAGTCGGAGTACCAGGAGGTCTTGGTTTTTGAG TCATCAACTTATGGGAAAGTGCTTGTACTTGATGGAATAGTTCAATTGACTGAGAAGGATGAATGTGCTTACCAGGAGATGATAGCTCATCTTCCCCTCTGTTCAATTCAGTCCCCCAAAACT GTTTTAGTTGTTGGTGGTGGAGATGGTGGTGTTCTCAGGGAAGTAGCCCGCCACAGCTCTGTTgaacatattgatatttgtgaGATAGATAAGATGGTTATTGAT gtTTCTAGGAAATTTTTTCCACAGTTAGCTATTGGGTTTGAAGATTCTCGAGTACATCTGCATGTTGGTGATG CTGTTGAATTTCTTAAATCTGCTTGTGAAGGGAAGTATGATGCCATAATTGTTGATTCCTCAGATCCCGTGG GTCCTGCCCAGGAACTTGTTGAGAAACCTTTTTTTGATACAATAGCTAGGGCACTAAGGCCTGGCGGAGTTCTTTGTAATATGGCAGAAAGTATGTGGCTTCATACACACCTTATTCAAGATATGATCTCTATTTGCCGAGAAACATTCAAAGGTTCTGTATGTTATGCTTGGGCCAGTGTACCAACATATCCTAG TGGTGTGATAGGCTTTCTTCTCTGTGCAACAGAAGGGCCGCCTGTTGATTTTGTGAATCCTATCAATCCCATTGAAAAGTTGGAAGGTGCTAATGAGCACAAAAGAGAACTTCGATTCTACAATTCAGAG ATGCACTCAGCTGCTTTTGCGTTGCCTGCGTTCTTGAAGAGAGAAGTGAGTGTGCTCCGTGATCTCTCCCTTCAGTAG
- the LOC100817516 gene encoding cyclic nucleotide-gated ion channel 1: MNFQQDKFVRFRDWNSDKGSESNSPAIHVTRSGSIRNTLNSVSEKFQRGLESSSEGIKRFRKSFKSLPYNRVLSRNFSSRKKILDPQGPFLQKWNKIFVLSCLIAVSLDPLFFYVPVIDDNKKCLSMDRKMEITATVLRSFSDIFYIIHIIFQFRTGFIAPSSRVFGRGVLVEDAWAIAMRYLSSYFLIDILAVLPLPQVAILIIIPKLSGSESLNTKTLLKFIVFFQYIPRFLRIIPLYKEVTRTSGILTETAWAGAAFNLFLYMLASHVIGAFWYLFSIERETTCWQDVCRRNSTCNTAAMYCDNHQVLGTMSAFLNASCPIQVQNTTLFNFGIFLDALQSGVVESRDFPQKFFYCFWWGLRNLSSLGQNLATSTYVWEICFAIFISIAGLVLFAFLIGNMQTYLQSTTTRLEEMRVKRRDAEQWMSHRLLPDSLRERIRRHEQYKWQETRGVDEDSLIRDLPKDLRRDIKRHLCLALLMRVPMFENMDEQLLDAMCDRLKPVLYTEESCIVREGDPVGEMLFIMRGKLLTVTTNGGRTGFFNSEYLKAGDFCGEELLTWALDPQSSSNLPISTRTVQTLSEVEAFALKADDLKFVASQFRRLHSKQLRHTFRFYSQQWRTWAACFIQAAWRRYGKKKLEESLREEENRLQDALSKAGGSSPSLGATIYASRFAANALRLLRRNGTRKARVPERISPMLLQKPAEPDFTSEEQ, encoded by the exons ATGAATTTTCAGCAAGACAAATTTGTTAG ATTTCGGGATTGGAATTCAGACAAGGGCTCCGAGAGCAACTCTCCTGCAATTCACGTAACACGCTCGGGGAGTATTAGGAATACACTAAATTCAGTTTCTGAGAAGTTTCAAAGGGGTTTAGAATCTAGTTCGGAGGGGATAAAGAGATTtagaaaatcattcaaatctCTTCCCTATAACAGAGTTCTTTCTAGAAATTTTAGTTCTAGAAAGAAAATCCTTGATCCGCAGGGCCCTTTCCTTCAAAAGTGGAACAAGATATTTGTATTATCATGTCTTATTGCTGTATCACTCGATCCTTTGTTCTTCTATGTCCCTGTGATTGATGATAACAAGAAATGTCTTTCAATGGACAGAAAAATGGAAATTACAGCAACTGTTTTAAGATCTTTctctgatattttttatataatccaTATCATTTTCCAATTTCGTACTGGATTTATTGCTCCCTCTTCTCGAGTATTTGGAAGAGGTGTTTTGGTTGAAGATGCTTGGGCAATAGCAATGCGGTACCTATCATCATACTTCTTAATTGACATTCTTGCCGTTCTTCCCCTCCCACAG GTGGCAATTTTAATTATCATTCCAAAGTTGAGCGGCTCTGAATCACTGAATACGAAGACCTTGCTGAAATTTATCGTCTTCTTCCAATATATCCCACGGTTTTTACGAATAATTCCATTATATAAAGAAGTTACTAGGACCTCTGGCATTCTCACTGAAACAGCTTGGGCTGGAGCTGCATTCAATCTCTTTCTTTACATGCTAGCAAGTCAT GTTATTGGTGCCTTTTGGTACTTGTTTTCTATAGAAAGAGAAACCACGTGCTGGCAAGATGTGTGTCGAAGAAATAGCACATGTAACACAGCAGCTATGTATTGTGATAATCATCAGGTTTTGGGCACAATGTCAGCATTCCTGAATGCTTCTTGCCCAATACAGGTTCAAAATACAACGCTCTTTAATTTTGGAATATTTCTTGATGCCCTTCAATCTGGAGTTGTGGAGTCAAGAGATTTCCCGCAAAAGTTCTTTTATTGCTTTTGGTGGGGCCTAAGAAATTTGAG TTCTCTTGGTCAGAACCTTGCAACAAGTACCTATGTTTGGGAAATCTgctttgcaattttcatttcaattgcTGGTTTGGTGTTATTTGCATTCCTCATTGGAAATATGCAG ACATATTTGCAGTCAACAACCACCAGATTGGAGGAAATGAGGGTGAAAAGGAGAGATGCAGAACAGTGGATGTCCCATCGATTACTCCCTGACAGCCTTAGAGAAAGAATCAGACGACATGAGCAGTACAAATGGCAAGAAACCAGAGGTGTTGATGAAGACAGTTTGATTCGAGATCTTCCCAAGGATTTAAGAAGGGATATCAAGCGGCATCTTTGCCTGGCTTTGCTGATGAGG gtgcCAATGTTTGAGAACATGGACGAGCAACTTTTGGATGCTATGTGTGACCGACTCAAGCCAGTGCTATACACAGAAGAAAGCTGCATTGTCCGGGAAGGAGATCCTGTTGGTGAGATGCTATTTATCATGCGCGGCAAGTTATTGACTGTGACCACTAATGGTGGAAGAACAGGCTTCTTTAACTCTGAATACCTCAAGGCTGGTGACTTTTGTGGAGAGGAACTTCTCACATGGGCACTAGATCCTCAATCCTCATCCAACCTTCCCATATCAACTAGGACTGTCCAAACTCTTTCAGAAGTGGAAGCTTTCGCTCTAAAAGCCGATGACTTGAAGTTCGTTGCATCTCAATTCCGGCGCCTTCATAGCAAGCAGCTTCGCCACACTTTCAGGTTTTATTCGCAACAATGGCGTACATGGGCTGCATGTTTCATACAAGCAGCGTGGAGGCGCTATGGTAAAAAGAAGCTGGAAGAGTCTCTTAGGGAAGAGGAGAACAGGCTGCAAGATGCATTGTCCAAAGCAGGTGGTAGTTCACCAAGTCTAGGTGCCACAATATATGCTTCAAGGTTTGCAGCTAATGCACTTAGACTTTTACGTAGAAATGGCACAAGGAAGGCCAGGGTGCCAGAGAGAATATCACCCATGTTGCTGCAGAAGCCTGCTGAGCCTGATTTTACATCTGAAGAACAATAG